In one window of Sandaracinaceae bacterium DNA:
- a CDS encoding serine/threonine-protein kinase: protein MGREASRRVGSIELGNFQLVGLLGRGSFAEAYLADQIGTGRHAVVKIAHEHLRSRADGAGLERRFVDEVCASARVLHPNLATIYTAGETSDGLPAIAMEFVPGDTLESCLERSAPLRTRELAYVCQLASVLSTIHRFGVVHRDVSPRNVMVTRDHDATPKVKLLDFGIAKLEGAQDMMAPMGTPRYAAPEQIRGSASPQSDLYSLGAILWWALTGRPFLEEHVDLGALVDHQLSMVAAPDPRSIREEISPGLAELAMQLLSPRPEARPSADDVRERWPQLVAEARRWRRRRGTRAVSSQNLPVTRTLRVLVIDPDPVKRCLVRGFTERLGCHVAATSDPREATRGLLGAHDVAVLGTDLIGVDAARVGQHLREHFPAQRLVLVSNHDDPVVVPADAGADLSLTIPGELLRFADYLHALQTRSRGGDGTPIDTLRPHEAVSRTILDSWRQRPNSELRGAIERFLGVLPSSIASLDGLDVPDGGAIEAEVVDACRAIEAQATTLGALHLARLAKSLLMLLEAGEMPDPGAFVAELEQEYERVFKQLLAILRDLPTTDFSQGER from the coding sequence ATGGGGCGCGAAGCGTCGCGGCGTGTCGGCTCGATCGAGCTGGGCAACTTTCAGCTCGTCGGACTGCTCGGGCGGGGCTCTTTCGCCGAGGCGTACCTCGCCGACCAGATCGGGACCGGGCGACACGCGGTCGTGAAGATCGCCCACGAGCACCTGCGCAGCCGCGCGGACGGGGCGGGGCTCGAGCGGCGCTTCGTGGACGAGGTCTGCGCCTCGGCGCGGGTCCTGCACCCGAACCTCGCCACGATCTACACGGCGGGCGAGACCTCCGACGGGCTCCCCGCCATCGCGATGGAGTTCGTGCCGGGCGACACGCTGGAGTCGTGCCTCGAGCGGAGCGCGCCGCTGCGCACGCGAGAGCTCGCGTACGTCTGTCAGCTCGCGTCGGTGCTCTCCACCATCCATCGCTTCGGCGTCGTCCACCGCGACGTGTCTCCCCGCAACGTCATGGTCACGCGCGACCACGACGCGACGCCGAAGGTGAAGCTCCTCGACTTCGGGATCGCGAAGCTGGAGGGGGCGCAAGACATGATGGCGCCGATGGGCACGCCTCGATACGCCGCGCCCGAGCAGATCCGCGGCAGCGCGTCGCCTCAGTCCGACCTCTACAGCCTGGGCGCCATCCTCTGGTGGGCGCTCACCGGCCGCCCCTTCCTCGAGGAGCACGTGGACCTCGGCGCGCTCGTCGACCATCAGCTCTCCATGGTCGCGGCGCCCGATCCGCGGTCCATCCGCGAGGAGATCTCGCCCGGGCTGGCCGAGCTCGCGATGCAGCTCCTGTCGCCGCGCCCGGAGGCCCGCCCGAGCGCCGACGACGTGCGGGAGCGCTGGCCGCAGCTGGTGGCGGAGGCGCGCCGCTGGAGGCGTCGACGAGGCACCCGGGCCGTCTCGTCCCAGAACCTGCCGGTGACGCGCACGCTCCGCGTCCTCGTGATCGACCCCGATCCCGTCAAGCGCTGCCTGGTTCGAGGCTTCACCGAGCGCCTCGGCTGCCACGTCGCCGCGACCTCCGACCCCCGCGAGGCCACCCGCGGGCTCCTTGGAGCGCACGACGTGGCGGTGCTGGGGACCGACCTGATCGGCGTCGACGCGGCGCGGGTCGGCCAGCACCTCCGCGAGCACTTCCCGGCGCAGCGGCTCGTCCTCGTGTCGAACCACGACGACCCGGTGGTCGTCCCCGCCGACGCCGGGGCCGATCTCTCGTTGACGATCCCCGGAGAGCTGCTGCGCTTCGCCGACTACCTGCACGCGCTCCAGACGCGCTCGAGGGGTGGAGACGGCACCCCGATCGACACCCTGCGCCCGCACGAGGCGGTCAGCCGCACCATCCTGGACTCCTGGCGCCAGCGACCCAACTCGGAGCTCCGGGGAGCCATCGAGCGCTTCCTCGGCGTGCTGCCGAGCTCGATCGCGTCGCTCGACGGGCTCGACGTGCCCGATGGAGGCGCGATCGAGGCCGAGGTCGTCGACGCCTGCCGCGCCATCGAGGCGCAGGCCACGACGCTGGGCGCGCTGCACCTCGCGCGGCTCGCGAAGTCTCTGCTGATGCTCCTCGAGGCCGGCGAGATGCCCGACCCGGGCGCCTTCGTGGCCGAGCTCGAACAGGAATACGAGCGGGTGTTCAAGCAGCTGCTCGCGATCCTTCGCGACCTTCCGACGACTGACTTCAGCCAGGGGGAAAGATGA